In Podospora pseudopauciseta strain CBS 411.78 chromosome 3, whole genome shotgun sequence, one genomic interval encodes:
- the CWC27 gene encoding Peptidyl-prolyl isomerase cwc27 (EggNog:ENOG503NYKX; COG:O) has translation MSAIYNLEPQPMASAIIHTTLGEISIELFAKQTPLTCRNFLQLALDGYYDNTIFHRLIPGFILQGGDPTGTGHGGESIYDGGAYSGDLDPWPMDQRRGQNAGPDGINFKDEFHSRLKFNRRGLLGMANEGKPDTNGSQFFFTLGKAEELNGKNTVFGRVAGDTIYNLAKIGESEVNDERPLYPIKITHIEILINPFDDMKKREKKLRQQVAKPAPVEKKQKKRKPAKQLLSFGDEEGEGDDLPVLKKPKFDTRIVMDVDEEPAPKTMPVRSSKKDLKPTHKDDVKVRVPEEPAKNRARNPDRPEPVPSKKQRPKVEESDRSSPEPEDGKKKTLLERTNEEIAAVKASMKRTIYTEPVQEKKRSALEEMIPETAVRGRKRRPGTQSVKEEEEALALLRLFKSKLEQAPVEKSTAQPAINYDGDDEEGEGEVCDLHFIAHCQSCKAWDKEEKEESDDEGWMSHQLNFTADKLGKDLSYRKKAEEELVVIDPLAKAQALKEGKKSSRDSRSGGSSSRAWNRDRERDRAIR, from the coding sequence ATGTCAGCCATCTACAATCTCGAGCCACAACCGATGGCGTCGGCCATCATCCACACGACTCTCGGCGAAATCTCAATCGAACTGTTTGCGAAACAAACGCCATTAACATGCCGAAACTTCCTTCAGCTAGCACTCGACGGCTACTACGATAACACAATATTCCATCGTCTCATTCCCGGCTTCATTCTCCAAGGCGGTGATCCGACTGGGACAGGACATGGAGGAGAATCCATCTACGATGGCGGCGCATACAGCGGTGATCTGGATCCATGGCCAATGGACCAGCGAAGAGGACAGAACGCTGGCCCCGACGGCATCAACTTCAAGGATGAGTTCCATTCGCGTCTCAAGTTCAACAGGCGAGGATTGCTAGGCATGGCGAACGAAGGAAAACCGGACACCAATGGCAGCCAGTTCTTTTTCACTCTCGGCAAGGCTGAAGAGTTGAATGGGAAGAATACCGTGTTTGGGCGCGTGGCGGGCGATACCATCTACAATTTGGCCAAGATTGGCGAGTCGGAGGTCAATGACGAGCGGCCACTATATCCGATCAAAATCACCCATATCGAgatcctcatcaacccttTCGATGatatgaagaagagggagaagaagctaCGCCAGCAAGTAGCAAAACCAGCTCCcgtggagaagaagcagaaaaagagaaaaccaGCCAAGCAGTTGTTGAGCTTTGGAGacgaagagggtgagggtgatgaccTGCCAGTTCTCAAGAAGCCAAAGTTCGACACAAGAATTGTCATGGATGTAGACGAGGAACCGGCGCCAAAGACGATGCCGGTCAGATCTTCAAAGAAGGATTTAAAGCCGACGCACAAGGATGATGTGAAAGTCCGTGTGCCAGAAGAGCCAGCAAAGAACCGAGCGAGGAATCCAGATCGTCCGGAGCCTGTTCCGTCAAAGAAACAACGGCCAAAGGTTGAGGAAAGTGACAGGTCAAGTCCCGAACCGGAAGAtggcaaaaagaaaaccttGCTGGAAAGGACTAACGAGGAGATTGCTGCCGTCAAGGCTTCGATGAAACGAACAATTTACACCGAACCGgtgcaggagaagaagaggtcggCCTTGGAGGAAATGATACCGGAGACTGCAGTGCGTGGGAGGAAACGGAGACCGGGTACGCAGTCTGtaaaggaggaagaggaggcttTGGCGCTTTTGCGGTTGTTCAAGTCAAAGCTGGAGCAAGCACCAGTTGAGAAGTCGACAGCCCAGCCAGCTATCAAttatgatggtgatgatgaggagggcgaaGGAGAGGTTTGTGATCTTCACTTCATTGCCCATTGCCAGAGCTGCAAAGCCTGGGataaggaagaaaaggaagagagCGATGACGAAGGGTGGATGTCTCATCAGCTCAACTTTACTGCAGATAAGCTTGGAAAGGATCTGAGCTATCGCAAAAaggcggaagaggagctgGTTGTTATTGACCCCCTAGCAAAGGCGCAGGCTCTTaaggagggcaagaagtCTTCTCGGGATTCGCGGTCTGGGGGCTCATCTTCAAGGGCCTGGAACCGGGACCGGGAGCGTGACCGGGCAATAAGATAG